ACGTAAAAGCATTCTTCATTGCGCACCGTAGTAAAAAACCGCACTACCTGTCATTCACAGGAAACCGCAGGCGACCGAAGAATCCCCTCCTCGAACACCACTTACCACCTGCCTAAACTGGTTCCTGGTTTTGTTTTTCCCCGTCCCGTTGCCCATGGTTTTCGAGAGTCAAAAAAAACTGACTGTCCGGCAAGCCCATGCTGAAGGTGCCAGGGGTTGGTGATGGTTCCCTTGAATTTTTTGGGAACGATTGGCACAGAATATGTCCTGAAGCCAATTAACAGCGGAAGGGGGAAGATGGATGGCAGAACTGATCACCAACCTTGGACGACTGCGCGATAATTTGCTACGCGAGTATATGCTGGCTCGGGGGCTGGAAAAAGCCACGGTTCTGACGAGGATAATTGATATCGATGAACAGATAGAAAATGAAAGAGAACGCCGTGGTGAGAAAATTGTCCGGTAAAATGACACATGATGGATATACAATGAAAAAATTTTATTGGCGGGGAATTTCCCGCCTGTTTGCTGAAGGGGGATAATTTCGAATAATGGTAATTTAGTATATTTTATTGGTTTTAATACAAGGAAGATGTTATCATATTGAAGAAAGGGGTGCATTTGTTTGCAGTTGGATATGCGGGGCTTGTACCGCCGCCTGGAAGAAATCAATTATATCGGTGAAGAAGAAAATATTTTTACTGTCTTTCTGGCCCTGAGGCTGCAGAAGCCTTTGCTGATAGAAGGTGCGCCTGGGGTGGGAAAAACAGAGATGGGCAAGGCTCTGGCAGAGGTTTTTGGAGCCGAACTGATCCGGTTGCAGTGCTACGAGGGTCTTGATGAGAACAAGGCACTCTACGAATGGAATTATCAGAAGCAATTGCTGGCCATACAGATGAGCAAGGAACTGGGTGTGCAGGATCTGGACACCGCGGATCTGTTTACCATGGATTATCTGTTGCAGAGACCCCTTTTGAAGGCAATCAGATCTACCGAAAAGGCGGTACTGCTCATCGATGAGGTTGACAAATGCGACCATGAATTCGAGGCGTTTTTGTTCGAGGTTTTATCCGATTTCCAGGTATCGATTCCCGAATTGGGCACGATCAAAGCCCGGCAAATACCGATCGTCGTGCTGACCAGTAACAGTGAACGGG
This is a stretch of genomic DNA from Bacillota bacterium. It encodes these proteins:
- a CDS encoding MoxR family ATPase is translated as MRGLYRRLEEINYIGEEENIFTVFLALRLQKPLLIEGAPGVGKTEMGKALAEVFGAELIRLQCYEGLDENKALYEWNYQKQLLAIQMSKELGVQDLDTADLFTMDYLLQRPLLKAIRSTEKAVLLIDEVDKCDHEFEAFLFEVLSDFQVSIPELGTIKARQIPIVVLTSNSERELSDGLRRRCIYLYLDFPSVEREIKIINRRVPEARGRLAEEIARTISVLRENGHIQKKPSIAETIDWARALVSLGHDRLDATLIQNSLGVLLKSKRDQQIFKEEVDVEMLWRRVGERS